The DNA window GCAGCTACACagacaaaatgcaaaacttactttttcaacgagcaaGCAACAACTCTCCTGCCGTAGTGCAACACTTGGCGCTCTTGCTCATCGTTGATCATTGTCTCCTTCTTCATCTGTAGTGTTTGCCCTTCTCGTTCTCGTTGTCCTTGTTGTTGGCATTTTCGTTGTTTAGGGATCAGCTTTCCTAAAAAATCTGTCCTATTACATGTGGAATAAATGTCGGACTTGAAAGATTGAATGACCTGTCATGTTGCTCTAATAAAAGTTATAAGAAAATATGAGGCAACGCTATTTAGGTATATATAAATAGCGTAACAGATATttgatagtcgagaaactcaACTATTGCGtcatttcttgttttgttaCTCCTGCGGgtattacaatttttaaagtttaaagtaAGCCAAAAACTGGTCAAAATTCTCATTCGCCCCTTTACTAGCTGATGAACGGATGTCCGTTAGTCCAGGAGCTCAACTATAtattctctcttgttgttacttaataattttttttataattagccttaaaaaatatttttctcgTACCGTGCACGCTGATCAACGCCAATGATAGCCAGTTCTATATTATTACTAATACAAAGGGAAATCCATGTCAGAAGCCGCTGTATTAGcgtaatatatttattaacatgTATGACTTCGTTCAAAGAGCATGTTTCATGTGTCCACGTAAAAGGGTACTAAGGGTATTAAGCAtatagactccagagacatatacgcagcgcaagtttgtcgattcatgttgccacgctcacgaaccgcccaaaactgccacgcccagacttttgaaaaatgttttaatattttttaattttttttattagttttgttaatttctctcgatttgcaaataaatttttaccacgcccactctaacgcccacaaatcgacCAAAGCTGACACGCttacacttttgtaaaatgttttgatattttttcattttttgttagtaatgtaaatttctatcgatctgcagaaaaactttttgccacgcccacaaaccgctgaAAACTGTCAATATTGAACAGCCTCCTTTGAACTTTCACTAattgagtaacgggtatcagatagtcggggaactcgactatagcgttctctcttgtttttttattaaacattaaatatgtaccatataagcatttttagagaaaacaaatgaaaagtatttgtcgaaattggatacaaattgagaaaactgcctcCAAAAACATTAACTTTCGAATATAAATCTACCATTTATCACATCATATTGTATGACCCCTTAATCGAAAGGtattaaaattatgaaaatatctcaactggttcaagagttatgatttttgtaacccaaaaGTAACTAATGCGCCACTGTATGGCGGTCTGCTTGGCTAACCAGAAGAAGGCTTAAAGAAAGGTACCCTAGCAATCTCCAGACAAGAAGACGAATTGTTATTGttcaaatattataaaaattgtttaccatTTCAAGATTCTTTGTACTTAAAATATCTTATTATAACTGGATGTTGTTTAATTCAACAGAATTTAGATTGCAACGGGTTTCGgatttttaaatgatattttgtgagacacaaaaacaaacactgacagtttttggcggtttgtgggcgttagagtgggcgtggcaaaaagttttttggcaaattgatagaaatttacaagactaatacaaaaatgaaaaaatttcaaaacatatttcaaaagtgtgggcgtggcagttttgggcggtttgtgggcgttagagtgggcgtggcaacatgaatcgacaaacttgcgctgcttctatgtccctggagtctgtatgcttaatctcaactttctagcttttgtagttcctgagatctcgacgttcatacggacggacagacggacagacggacatggccagatcgactcggctattgatcctgatcaagaatatatatactttatatggtcggaaacgcttccttctgcctgttacatacttttcaacgaatctagtatacccttttactctacgagtaacgggtataaaaatgtatgttttttttattttgtcaatttttaatctaatttaccttttttttacaaataattaaaaatattcatttaattttacttaatttaatatttttaaagaataattaatcattatacattcatttaaaatcattagaAAGTCattgaaaaacaagccgccaatacaggaaaaaatgtatggcCGCCATACAATTTCGTACTGCGCAGCAACTGCGCTTGTAGCAGAATTTGCActaagccgcgcgttttttacgctgagttgaaagtatcttttgcctgGGAAATTCGGGGTGGGACGTGGGGGAACCCGATCTCTTTTGATTCtaataaagaatatattcAAGAACAAGATTTATATACTCtatcaaagttgaaaaatatgtgaaaattagtaCTTCGGTAAAACAGGTATTTTTGCACTGCAAAGAATTTTATACATTCTACCTTTGTTTTACCGAGATTTGATTACCCTTTCCATAAAGACCATAACCAACCCGGtcgtttacatattttacctAAAAATCGATCGCAAAGTCAGACTTTTCTACAAAAAATAcctgttttttttgcaacccaaaaaaggttCAACATTGAACACGTGTAACttctaaaatactgaaccgatttaaattttttttggattcAACCCTTTTGAACTGTTACCTGTCGAATGCGAACGCAACGATCCGTTGTTAGCAAAAATTGGAATTTAGTATAGCATTTGTATCTAATGCGCCACAGTGCGCCTGTTTGTTGATGTGAGCTGTAAGGCGCAGAGGTTAAAAAGTGCAGTCGAATTAGCAGAAGTCGCAATATTTTAGCTTTTCCCTACTTTAACTGCGAGTGACATCATAAACTGAAAACTTGCTTATGCTTTTAAGATCGTAATCTCTGCAGATCTGTTCTCTGACACAGGGAGTATGAAGGACATTTTCTACGGCGGCGTTTCTAATGTACGCATCAGTATTTGCAGCCGTGCATCCTTCGAGTAAGGATGTGAGGCTTGATGGTGAGCATTCCAGTCCCCAGCGATTACGAACTTTGTTTCCAGGTCGTCGAATAGTTTTTTGAAGTTGTCAGCAGAACAATGAAAATTGGGTGGACAATAGATAGACGCAATAGGTTTTTCACCAAGGTGGGTTTTGTCCATGACTGTGACACATTGAACATTTAACCTTAGACTATAGAACTGGTaacattaaaaacaagagagaacgctatagtcgagttccccgattctgatacccgttacccaGCTAGCGGAAGtacaaaggagaaatttccacactaACTGTTTTTGGtggattgtgggcgttagagtgggcgtggcaaatagatttttggcaaatctagagaaatttacaagaataacaaaaagagacaaaaaatatcaaaacatttttcaaaagtgtgggcgtggcagttttgggcggtcgtgggcgttagagtaggcgtggcaaaaagtttttctgcaaatcgatagaaatttaaaaaaataatacaaaaatgaaaaaattgtttgtgggcgttagagtgggcatggcaacgTGAATCGACAAAATTTGGCTGCGTCTATGCCTCTGGGgtctgcatgctgaatttcaactttctagcttttatagttcctgagatcctGAGATGgcgacgttcatacggacagacagacggacggacaaacggacagacggacatggccagatcgactcgggtattgatcctgatcaagaatatatatactttatatggtcgaaaacgctttgttctgcctgttacaaacttttcaacgaatctagtatacccttttactctacgattaacgggtataacaagatttaattaaaatttaacaacCGAATCCGATCGGCAGGATGAAGAGCCTTTTAAaggtatttgtttttattaaacaataaataatgtatTAATACATTAATGatagtaaataaaaaaataaaatgaaaaaactgaaacatttttaaaaattatgcGTAAGAGTGGGCATGTCAACATCAGgacttgcactgcgtctatgtcacTAGAATCaacatgcttaatctcaactttctagcttttgtattTAGTTTCTGTCCTGAGATCgcgacgttcatacggacagacggacatggccagatcgatgCGGCTATTGatccaatacaaaaatgaaaaaatatcaaaacatttttcaaaagtatgggcgtgacagctttgggcggtttgtgggcgttagagtgggcgtggcaaaaagtttgttggcaaatcgatagaaatttacaagaccaatacaaaaatgaaaaaatatcaaaacatttttcaaaagtgtgggcgtgacagctttgggcggtttgtgggcgttagagtgggcgtggcaaaaagtttttttgcaaatcgatagaaatttacaagaccaatacaaaaatgaaaaaatattaaaacatttttcaaaaatgtgggcgtggcagttttgggcggtttgtgggcgttagagtgggcgtggcaacctgaatcgacaaacttgcgctgcgtctatgtccctggagtctgtatacttaatctcaactttctagcttttgtagttcctgagatctcgacgttcatacggacagacggacagacggacagacggacagacagacggacggacagacggacatggccagatcgactcggctactgatcctgatcaagaatatatatggtatactttatatggtcgggaacgcttccttctgcctgttacatacttttcaacgaatctagtataccattttactctacgagtaacgggtataaacattCAAATATCGCTGctgtaaatttttttgtttttcaggATATAATTGGTGCATTGAGATCATCAAAACTTCAAATCTAGCATGGCTAGCCAACGAACTTGAACTGAACAAAGCATTAGTATATCTCCGACAAAATGACGTTAATCAAGCAATTATAACGTTACAAATGTATGATCGCAAGAGCGAGGGATCCATGACGGCCAGCGCTCTGACCAACttgagttttatttatataagtGTAAGTTTTGTATAAAGCATCAAACAAGAGAATAAGATATAATCgagctttttaaaaaaaatatatatgtataaaaaaaatatagtagaTAAAAAGGGTTTACTAGATATACTAGGTAGAAACCAGCGTTTCTTGGTCATCTGGCAAAGTTTGTCTGTCAGTATGAACGTCGAGGTCTCAAAATCTTTAAAGCTTGAAATTTAAGATTGACCATTCATTCAGATGCAAGTGATGCCTATGCTGTGCAAGTTGGTTTCAGcttattgccacgcccacgagTATCTGAAAGTTGTGAGAATCGACTAAAGCCTTTTCTCTTgttatactagattcgttgaaaagtatggTAGAAGGAAGCGGTTCCGCTCAAATTAAGTaaatagtcgagtcgatctggccatgtccgtccgcctgtctgtccgtccgtatgaacgtcgagatcccAGAAAtaacgctttcttctgcctgttacatacttttcaacgaatctagtcTGTTGTCTACAGCCTGTATGTACCTTTAAagatttattataataaagtGTAAGCAATTTGTAGTTACAAACTTAACGTACATTTCAGTTAAGCAACCTAGAAATGGCCTACCATTGCGTTAACCAGTTACAAGAAATCGGATCGCTAAAAAACAATGCGCCAGGATTGATTAACGCAGGCATAGTGGAATTGGGCTCGCACAAACTAATATTAGCTCGCGAACGGTTCGAGCGAGCTCTGCAACTTCAGCCGACGAACTTTGAAGCCATGTACAATCTCGGCTTAGTGGCCTTGGCGCAGAATGATTTTAAACTAGCGGAAGAGCGTTTCGAGATGCTTAAGGCCCAACTGATGATGCCCAGCTCAGTTCAGCACAGTCATGTATTTTATCAACTTGCCAAGCTGCAGGAACGCAGGTTGGAAAACGGAAGCAAATCTAACTTAACACCGGGGGCGGCACTTCAGGCGTATCTACAGGTAGTTGGCATCTCTGCCTCTGACATCGATTCAAGGCTGTTTGAAAAGGTCGGCTCGCTTTACGAGCAGATTCAAGACCACCAAGAAGCAAATCAGTACTATAACGAGGCGTACCGCATAAACATGAGCGACATCTCCATCGCAAGCTCAATCGGTTCATATTACATCAAGCTTCAGGCCACGGAACGGGCGCTTTATTATTATGAAAGAGCAGTCCTAGCCGATCCTAATGATCCCAACCTAATGCTGcgcattgccagctgctttcGCAACTCGTATCTGCCTCCCAAACAGTACCTGGGTCTTTTTCAAAAGATACACGTCCGATTTCCGGACAACCTAACTTGCATAAGGGCTCTTATGCAAGTTACCAAGTCGCTGGGATTGGGGGACCTGCTCGAGAGGTACGCATCGGAATACATCCGTCTGCAAAGTCTGCAGCAGGAACGTCAGATAGAGCAGCGATACCAGCAGCAGCGCTTCTCTTCAGCAGCCAAGTCTAGCAACCAATTGCGAAGCAAGTAAATACATTTAACTCTGTACCAGtgattattttcaatttgttctATAGCTATCAGGCAGTCAAATGAGGATCACTTGAAGGATAGCAGTGAGACTTTTAACAGCTTCACGTATACACAGAGTACCTCCGCATTCTCCGGTAAAGTTGTGTCACCCTGGTAAGGggttttttttaatgctgttatgctttatatatttacagtACTGCAGTTTGATCCGTTGGGACCTCCCGCAGAACGTCCCAAAACTGGCCGATCACTGGAATGCAGAGACGATGTAGATAACGACGCGgaaataaatgccgaaagcTTATTGCCTCTTTAAACAGACTTTTATAACTCTAGACAACTGTGCAATTGCTGTTTTTTTCTTAGCATTACTTGGGAAAATACTACACGACATACTAAGGTGAATTATTATTCCAATTGGAATATAAGTTAATCGTTTTAATTTTGGATAATTCGATTTTAGGCTTAACGTTGTCTGTaaactgataaaaaaaaaaatatatgaaaaaatacGAATAGTGCAATTAAAGCACTATTTATGGCGATTTGATCAGCCGACTTTAGCTTTGCTTCTTTTAAAGTGAAATTGAAATCTAAAACGGATTATCTCTTCTTATCTGGAACAGCACAAGAAGTAACCAatttaaataacttaaattatcatttaaaattaaatattaaaatcgaTTTAAAGAAATTTCCCATTACCTCTTTCCCTTAAAGTTGAGTTCggtattaaatattatttattacagTTTCAAGGCCAGTAATGCACACATTTATATGCCCCAATAATAATggttaaaaatataacattttttgaattgaataTATACTTGTTGGTATCGCGTACAGgcttttaccttatttataGCAGTGTCCTCGCTCGAATCACCTTTTTGTGGTTAACGCGGTAGGTATATTAAGGATATTgatttattgaataaaatgtttaaataaaacacaaatatgAGCATACAAGAACCAATATCGGACACTTACAcagacaaagaaaaaaaaagattttaaagaaatcattttattACTCTTAACCCAATTGCACTTGATAATGTTcctcattttttaaaaaaaatttaaatcaagCCACTTTTACTTCTACTAATCAATGCTTTCAATTACTAAAATCAATCTTAAATTTCTCTCTAATGATTTGTTTTCCATACTGCTTTAATTCCCAACCCGCACAAATAAGATGATGTTCTTCTCTTAAAAGCTCATGTAACCGCGGGACGTGGAACGACGCCTAGCACACAGATAAGATATTAATACGACCAAAATTAGTGCCGCTAAAGCAATCCCAACAGCAATGGGTACCACATCCGACGTTTCCGAGCTGTCGCAATCGTGGGCAACTGAGAAACCAGTGCCGTTGGCCATCCGGAAAGCCTCCACCTGGACGTGACTGACGCTGATCCAGCCAATCAACTGCTTAGCATCGAGTGTCTCAGTCATATTCATCTTCTGAACGCGAGTGCAGTGGTAGGACATCTTTTCTGGTGTCTTAAACTCTCCGTCGCTTTTATGAATAAGCTGAACGGTTTGATTTTCTGGAATTTGGAGATTATTGGATAGGCCTCAACGACAAGTCaacgattttttttatattttcttacCCATTGCATCGGGAAAGTCCTCGGACAGCAAAGTCAGATGAATTTGTATAGAAGAAAGCACAGTGGTGTCATTACTTTTATCAAAATACATTAGTATGGATTGCTTTGAAGTTTCGGGTCCCCAAATTAGATGAATAAACTGAGTTGTCTGGCTTTTACATTCTGAATCTTCAACAGATGCGTTGTTGGGGATATTGTATAAACCGTTGGTAAAGTTTCCCcctgaaaaaataaaaacgtcgTTAGtcaattatttttacacaaaGTTGCATGatttgttctttgtttttataaacCTTGTAGGAATAATTGTTCTTTACAGTAATACAACAAATGTATAACAGTACACGAAAGTACGATGATAGATACACGGACTATTTAGACC is part of the Drosophila yakuba strain Tai18E2 chromosome 2R, Prin_Dyak_Tai18E2_2.1, whole genome shotgun sequence genome and encodes:
- the LOC6529209 gene encoding intraflagellar transport protein 88 homolog isoform X3 — translated: MQQCRHPHPRRREDPDPQHHNFFHRATGGDKSGLARPSTAVRAVGYAANCGSAHQRFEQFFLEKAKQQTLSSANAGDAMKEVNPQMKYKNLEGKIVKLLESSIVLAWQSSPNQLLNLDAKLAEALNKAKESFSLDRTLHQFRDQHGENVYHNFDLTYAVFFNLAEQYERNEMHIEALNTYSIMTKNKMFPHVNQLKLNMGNIYYSMGIFQKAVKMYRMALDSVPKNLSQLRLKIRENIGILFIRMGSYSDAASSFEFIMSERASIRCSIHLLLCYFALGDVEKVKLAFRRLCDVQTEATESDMESETNIIKLQQQSEPVQQTGKTNMHQSSDNEEVRGVVIKEEGDGSYEKLNEAVNFVTREKHRYVVQALKKDELAIYTNERRNTVKKSITMIVDLISPFIEDNYNDGYNWCIEIIKTSNLAWLANELELNKALVYLRQNDVNQAIITLQMYDRKSEGSMTASALTNLSFIYISLSNLEMAYHCVNQLQEIGSLKNNAPGLINAGIVELGSHKLILARERFERALQLQPTNFEAMYNLGLVALAQNDFKLAEERFEMLKAQLMMPSSVQHSHVFYQLAKLQERRLENGSKSNLTPGAALQAYLQVVGISASDIDSRLFEKVGSLYEQIQDHQEANQYYNEAYRINMSDISIASSIGSYYIKLQATERALYYYERAVLADPNDPNLMLRIASCFRNSYLPPKQYLGLFQKIHVRFPDNLTCIRALMQVTKSLGLGDLLERYASEYIRLQSLQQERQIEQRYQQQRFSSAAKSSNQLRTIRQSNEDHLKDSSETFNSFTYTQSTSAFSVLQFDPLGPPAERPKTGRSLECRDDVDNDAEINAESLLPL
- the LOC6529209 gene encoding intraflagellar transport protein 88 homolog isoform X2; the encoded protein is MTSKSSANGTQILPEPVSEHAAVPPPPPTAAGRPRPPTSQLFSRGNLVSSRATGGDKSGLARPSTAVRAVGYAANCGSAHQRFEQFFLEKAKQQTLSSANAGDAMKEVNPQMKYKNLEGKIVKLLESSIVLAWQSSPNQLLNLDAKLAEALNKAKESFSLDRTLHQFRDQHGENVYHNFDLTYAVFFNLAEQYERNEMHIEALNTYSIMTKNKMFPHVNQLKLNMGNIYYSMGIFQKAVKMYRMALDSVPKNLSQLRLKIRENIGILFIRMGSYSDAASSFEFIMSERASIRCSIHLLLCYFALGDVEKVKLAFRRLCDVQTEATESDMESETNIIKLQQQSEPVQQTGKTNMHQSSDNEEVRGVVIKEEGDGSYEKLNEAVNFVTREKHRYVVQALKKDELAIYTNERRNTVKKSITMIVDLISPFIEDNYNDGYNWCIEIIKTSNLAWLANELELNKALVYLRQNDVNQAIITLQMYDRKSEGSMTASALTNLSFIYISLSNLEMAYHCVNQLQEIGSLKNNAPGLINAGIVELGSHKLILARERFERALQLQPTNFEAMYNLGLVALAQNDFKLAEERFEMLKAQLMMPSSVQHSHVFYQLAKLQERRLENGSKSNLTPGAALQAYLQVVGISASDIDSRLFEKVGSLYEQIQDHQEANQYYNEAYRINMSDISIASSIGSYYIKLQATERALYYYERAVLADPNDPNLMLRIASCFRNSYLPPKQYLGLFQKIHVRFPDNLTCIRALMQVTKSLGLGDLLERYASEYIRLQSLQQERQIEQRYQQQRFSSAAKSSNQLRTIRQSNEDHLKDSSETFNSFTYTQSTSAFSVLQFDPLGPPAERPKTGRSLECRDDVDNDAEINAESLLPL
- the LOC6529210 gene encoding lysosome-associated membrane glycoprotein 1 isoform X3 encodes the protein MFTNKLLTCSALLIILLLLSNAGGNFTNGLYNIPNNASVEDSECKSQTTQFIHLIWGPETSKQSILMYFDKSNDTTVLSSIQIHLTLLSEDFPDAMENQTVQLIHKSDGEFKTPEKMSYHCTRVQKMNMTETLDAKQLIGWISVSHVQVEAFRMANGTGFSVAHDCDSSETSDVVPIAVGIALAALILVVLISYLCARRRSTSRGYMSF
- the LOC6529210 gene encoding lysosome-associated membrane glycoprotein 1 isoform X2, with translation MFTNKLLTCSALLIILLLLSNAVFSQKFISLPNVGSDASLEQANLFTSSSLTTPTSSTTGKPIITRSTSSITPPTTKTTSTESPTTTTPVISTTISPQPYPQPSVGTWNTSCIMLQMAAQLNFTYEAKGGNFTNGLYNIPNNASVEDSECKSQTTQFIHLIWGPETSKQSILMYFDKSNDTTVLSSIQIHLTLLSEDFPDAMENQTVQLIHKSDGEFKTPEKMSYHCTRVQKMNMTETLDAKQLIGWISVSHVQVEAFRMANGTGFSVAHDCDSSETSDVVPIAVGIALAALILVVLISYLCARRRSTSRGYMSF
- the LOC6529210 gene encoding lysosome-associated membrane glycoprotein 1 isoform X1; protein product: MPLFNVLIHRNLFIYVVYLHVTHFPGRVHVTIWIMFSQKFISLPNVGSDASLEQANLFTSSSLTTPTSSTTGKPIITRSTSSITPPTTKTTSTESPTTTTPVISTTISPQPYPQPSVGTWNTSCIMLQMAAQLNFTYEAKGGNFTNGLYNIPNNASVEDSECKSQTTQFIHLIWGPETSKQSILMYFDKSNDTTVLSSIQIHLTLLSEDFPDAMENQTVQLIHKSDGEFKTPEKMSYHCTRVQKMNMTETLDAKQLIGWISVSHVQVEAFRMANGTGFSVAHDCDSSETSDVVPIAVGIALAALILVVLISYLCARRRSTSRGYMSF